Proteins encoded within one genomic window of Bacteroides sedimenti:
- a CDS encoding MFS transporter: MFKKIFDFYRISDEIPSKEEDESLINKRIRFYKWSTFLSATLGYGLYYVCRLSLNVVKKPIVDEGIFSEVELGIIGSVLFFTYAVGKFANGFLADRSNINRFMSTGLLVSALVNLCLGFTHSFILFAILWGISGWFQSMGAASCVVGLSRWFTDKERGSYYGFWSASHNIGEAMTFIIVASVATAFGWRYGFWGAGLVGLVGVLVIWNFFHDSPQSKGLPAVMRKKVDLGNVVSEEDFNKAQKQVLRMPAIWILALSSAFMYVSRYAVNSWGIFYLQAQKGYTTLDASFIISVSSVCGIIGTMFSGVISDKFFCGRRNVPALIFGVVNVVALCLFLLFPGVHFWIDILAMVLFGLGIGVLICFLGGLMAVDIAPRCASGAALGVVGIASYIGAGLQDIVSGILIQGNKTVENGKEVYDFTYINWFWIGSAALSVVFALFVWNAKRKEV; this comes from the coding sequence ATGTTCAAAAAGATTTTTGATTTTTATCGGATTAGTGATGAAATTCCTTCAAAAGAAGAGGATGAAAGTTTAATAAACAAAAGAATTCGATTTTATAAATGGTCTACTTTTCTTTCAGCGACACTGGGCTATGGATTGTATTATGTGTGCAGGCTAAGCTTGAATGTAGTTAAAAAGCCAATAGTTGACGAAGGAATATTTTCGGAAGTTGAACTGGGCATCATCGGTTCAGTATTGTTTTTTACTTATGCTGTAGGAAAATTTGCAAATGGCTTCCTTGCAGACAGGAGTAATATAAACCGTTTTATGTCAACCGGGCTGTTGGTCTCTGCATTGGTGAATCTTTGTTTGGGGTTTACTCATTCATTTATTCTGTTTGCCATTTTATGGGGAATAAGCGGATGGTTTCAGTCTATGGGCGCTGCATCGTGTGTGGTTGGTTTGTCTCGTTGGTTTACGGATAAAGAGAGAGGCTCTTATTATGGATTCTGGTCGGCTAGTCACAATATTGGTGAAGCGATGACTTTCATTATTGTAGCATCTGTTGCAACTGCTTTTGGATGGAGGTACGGATTCTGGGGAGCTGGTTTGGTGGGCTTGGTAGGAGTGTTGGTTATATGGAATTTTTTTCATGATTCTCCTCAGAGCAAGGGTTTGCCTGCTGTAATGAGAAAGAAAGTTGATCTTGGGAATGTGGTTTCGGAGGAAGATTTCAATAAAGCTCAGAAACAGGTGCTTAGAATGCCTGCTATTTGGATTCTGGCACTTTCGAGCGCTTTTATGTACGTGAGCCGTTATGCAGTGAATAGTTGGGGGATATTTTACCTTCAGGCCCAGAAAGGCTATACCACTCTGGATGCCAGTTTTATTATCTCTGTAAGTTCTGTATGCGGAATTATTGGAACTATGTTTTCAGGTGTAATTTCGGATAAGTTCTTTTGCGGAAGACGGAATGTCCCGGCTCTGATTTTCGGAGTTGTGAATGTAGTGGCACTTTGCCTGTTCTTGCTCTTTCCTGGTGTTCATTTTTGGATTGATATTCTGGCGATGGTACTTTTTGGATTGGGTATCGGTGTATTGATCTGTTTTCTTGGCGGGCTAATGGCAGTGGATATTGCTCCACGCTGTGCTTCGGGTGCTGCGTTAGGAGTGGTAGGCATAGCAAGTTATATTGGGGCAGGATTGCAGGATATAGTCAGTGGAATACTTATTCAAGGCAATAAAACGGTGGAAAATGGGAAGGAAGTTTATGATTTTACCTATATAAACTGGTTCTGGATTGGTTCTGCGGCTCTTTCTGTAGTATTTGCCTTGTTTGTGTGGAATGCAAAAAGAAAAGAGGTATAG
- a CDS encoding glycerophosphodiester phosphodiesterase family protein: MNKIFKNSLLLFCICSIQFVAAQENRADEIKKKLLDKNSKEVLVAAHRGDWRNSPENSLAAIENAIKMGVDIVEIDVKRTIDGKIILMHDKSLDRTTTGKGLVNEWSLDSIKSLRLKNGCSIKTKHRVPTLEEAMLLAKGRILVNLDQAYDFFDEVYAILEKTGTVNQVIMKGKQPVSKVKKEFGNYLSKVIFMPIVDLDKDDALTQIKDYMDDLKPVAFELLYVSDSNPVPAKVNELLKGKSLIWYNTLWDTMAGAHDDDMSLEDPDKGYGYLIDKLGARILQTDRPAYLIDYLKRKGLHD, translated from the coding sequence ATGAACAAGATATTTAAAAATTCTCTTTTATTGTTCTGTATTTGCAGTATTCAATTTGTTGCAGCACAAGAAAATAGAGCGGATGAAATAAAAAAGAAGCTGTTGGACAAGAACTCAAAAGAGGTTCTTGTTGCAGCACATAGAGGTGATTGGAGAAATTCTCCCGAAAACTCATTGGCGGCTATAGAAAACGCAATAAAAATGGGGGTTGATATAGTGGAAATTGATGTGAAGAGGACTATAGACGGGAAGATAATTCTTATGCACGATAAATCATTAGATCGTACTACAACTGGTAAAGGGTTGGTGAACGAATGGTCGCTGGATTCAATCAAGAGTCTGCGCCTTAAAAATGGTTGTAGTATTAAGACTAAGCATCGGGTGCCCACTCTTGAGGAAGCAATGTTGCTTGCAAAGGGTAGAATCTTGGTTAATCTGGACCAGGCTTATGACTTTTTTGATGAAGTATATGCTATTCTGGAAAAGACCGGTACGGTGAATCAGGTAATAATGAAGGGGAAACAACCTGTAAGTAAGGTGAAAAAAGAGTTTGGCAATTATCTGAGCAAGGTTATTTTTATGCCGATTGTAGATTTGGATAAGGATGATGCCCTGACTCAGATAAAGGATTATATGGACGATTTGAAACCAGTTGCCTTTGAGTTGCTTTATGTGTCGGACAGTAACCCGGTGCCTGCTAAAGTTAATGAGTTGCTGAAAGGGAAGAGTTTGATATGGTACAATACGCTTTGGGATACAATGGCTGGCGCTCATGATGATGATATGTCGCTGGAAGATCCGGATAAAGGGTATGGCTATTTGATTGATAAGTTGGGTGCCCGTATTTTACAGACAGATCGTCCGGCTTACCTGATAGACTATCTGAAAAGAAAAGGATTGCACGACTAA
- a CDS encoding RagB/SusD family nutrient uptake outer membrane protein, protein MKRNILCICMVLLLSGCESFLNKEPIDYPVEENFYSDVKGLEGALIGAYDELQSGDQYGAKFLTLMEMRGDNIFNNNSGASGGITYQIEAFTETPANTNLSGAWLSLYNSIYRCNLILQNMDNVKMTDDQRNKIAGQASFIRALSYFNIVRLWGKAPLITSVQTVEQARNNKRAEVSEIYDQIIKDLTVAKGLPTSWSDSERGRVTSYAAQALLAKVYLYNKRYNDVVSELTPLVDAIKKGTVLSLVPMPQTFPNNLKTSKDIIFAVLYLKGGVGESVHQNNRYRNNDNGNVISLEQSEFEAGDNRKAMVAPTGNGERPQKFNTPAENNETSGDFPVIRCAEVMLMYAEALNEISYPNSTAFDALNAVRANAGLAPKTVTNLTSKEAFRTAVYKERRLELALECDRWFDIVRTNQFSVLYNMIPAYRQLYPVPQTELENVNDPTGWQNEGYSI, encoded by the coding sequence ATGAAAAGAAATATTTTATGTATTTGCATGGTGCTTTTGCTTTCGGGTTGTGAGAGCTTTCTGAACAAAGAACCTATTGACTATCCTGTTGAGGAGAATTTCTATTCGGATGTAAAAGGACTGGAAGGTGCGTTGATTGGTGCATATGATGAGTTACAGTCTGGCGATCAGTATGGAGCAAAATTCCTGACCCTGATGGAGATGAGAGGCGATAATATTTTTAATAACAATTCCGGGGCTAGTGGTGGCATCACTTATCAGATTGAAGCGTTTACTGAAACTCCGGCCAATACAAATTTGTCGGGGGCATGGCTCTCTTTGTACAATAGCATTTATCGATGCAACCTGATTCTTCAGAATATGGATAATGTTAAGATGACGGATGATCAGCGTAACAAAATTGCGGGTCAGGCCTCTTTTATCAGGGCGTTATCTTATTTTAATATTGTGAGACTATGGGGTAAGGCACCTCTGATTACCTCTGTACAAACAGTGGAACAGGCCCGGAATAACAAACGGGCGGAAGTATCGGAAATTTATGATCAGATTATCAAGGATCTAACCGTGGCAAAAGGGCTCCCGACTTCGTGGAGTGATAGTGAACGGGGACGGGTGACTTCGTATGCAGCTCAGGCTTTGTTGGCTAAGGTATATCTTTATAATAAAAGGTATAATGATGTGGTGAGTGAACTGACTCCACTTGTTGATGCTATCAAGAAAGGAACAGTTTTGTCATTAGTACCTATGCCTCAGACTTTCCCGAATAATTTAAAGACAAGTAAGGATATAATTTTTGCCGTTCTTTATTTGAAAGGTGGGGTAGGCGAATCTGTACATCAAAACAATCGTTATCGTAATAATGATAATGGAAATGTTATTTCATTGGAACAATCGGAATTTGAAGCGGGAGATAACCGTAAAGCGATGGTGGCACCAACAGGAAATGGCGAACGTCCGCAGAAGTTTAATACACCGGCTGAAAATAATGAGACAAGTGGGGATTTTCCTGTTATTCGTTGCGCTGAAGTGATGCTGATGTATGCCGAAGCTTTGAATGAAATTTCTTATCCGAATAGTACGGCCTTCGATGCTTTGAATGCAGTTCGTGCCAATGCAGGTCTGGCTCCTAAAACAGTGACTAATCTGACTTCCAAAGAGGCTTTCCGCACTGCGGTTTATAAAGAACGTCGCCTGGAACTGGCTCTGGAATGTGATCGCTGGTTTGATATTGTTCGCACCAATCAATTCTCTGTGCTCTATAATATGATACCGGCTTATCGTCAGCTTTATCCTGTTCCGCAAACAGAACTGGAGAATGTAAACGATCCAACCGGTTGGCAGAACGAGGGTTATTCTATTTAA
- a CDS encoding efflux RND transporter periplasmic adaptor subunit: MKKKLNTSVGVTLILLTLFFFYIGFFKSTDKKQEKKERTEKKVDAFIVTPSLLVSDITVTGSLLAFDEVDLKNEVAGRVIKINLPEGKFVKEGTLLVKLYDDDLQANLKKLQSQLAVQEQIYNRQTQLIKVNGISQNDYEQTLLQVNTIKANIDEQKALIRKMEVRAPFDGIIGLRNISVGAVINSSTLLATIRASNKLKIDFYVPEKYGSEISNGMKVRFTMYNNNEKQYDATVIATERGIDNATRNLKVRALVNASSKELIPGAFTNVQLKLGSNPNALLIPTQAIIPQENDKSVIIARKGKAHFVTIKTGIRKASKIEVTEGLEPGDTIIISGILFLKEKSRLSYATITR, encoded by the coding sequence ATGAAGAAAAAATTAAACACATCAGTTGGAGTAACACTTATATTATTAACTCTGTTTTTCTTCTATATTGGTTTCTTCAAATCAACAGACAAAAAGCAGGAAAAAAAAGAGAGAACTGAGAAGAAAGTGGACGCATTTATTGTCACCCCCTCTTTACTTGTGTCAGACATAACAGTGACGGGCTCATTACTTGCCTTTGACGAGGTTGACCTAAAGAATGAGGTTGCCGGAAGGGTGATAAAAATCAACCTTCCCGAAGGTAAATTCGTAAAAGAAGGGACATTGTTGGTTAAGCTCTATGATGACGATTTACAGGCCAACCTGAAAAAGTTACAATCACAACTAGCCGTTCAGGAACAGATTTACAACAGGCAGACCCAGCTTATAAAAGTGAATGGCATCAGTCAGAACGATTACGAACAAACACTCTTGCAGGTAAATACCATTAAAGCAAACATCGATGAGCAAAAAGCACTTATCCGGAAGATGGAAGTCAGGGCTCCTTTCGACGGCATCATTGGTTTAAGAAATATCAGCGTGGGGGCCGTTATAAATTCTTCCACTTTATTAGCTACAATCCGTGCAAGTAATAAGTTAAAGATAGACTTTTACGTTCCCGAAAAATATGGTTCAGAAATATCAAACGGCATGAAAGTCCGATTCACAATGTACAATAACAACGAGAAGCAATATGATGCAACCGTTATAGCCACAGAAAGAGGAATCGATAATGCAACCCGCAATCTAAAAGTTAGAGCCTTGGTCAACGCATCTTCCAAAGAGCTGATTCCGGGAGCATTTACCAATGTGCAGTTAAAACTTGGAAGCAATCCCAATGCCCTGCTTATTCCTACACAAGCCATTATCCCGCAGGAAAATGACAAGAGTGTGATAATTGCCCGAAAGGGAAAAGCACATTTTGTAACCATTAAAACCGGTATCCGGAAGGCCTCGAAGATAGAAGTTACCGAAGGTCTTGAACCCGGCGATACAATAATCATCTCAGGCATATTGTTCCTGAAAGAGAAATCCAGATTGTCATACGCAACCATAACCCGATAA
- a CDS encoding TolC family protein, with amino-acid sequence MRTIRLFLLLILCGNINAQTVLTLDSAINIALKNNYDILVARNDADIACINNTPGNAGMLPTVNVNGLGEYSINNIYQKSSSGTTNKYPSQSSTMIGANAELSWTLFDGGKMFVTKNRLNQIQALGELQFRTKVLETIHSVIAAYYDVIREKQQLASINEAISYNKERVTISETGFNAGTMVKTDLLQAKIDLNVQMQNAISQQYIILQAQKALNNLLGQDPSVTFEISDSIPFTYKPNRESLLQRLNSSNADILSLKKQIDVARLVLKENQKAYSPTLNLRGGFYLSQTTNSEGASLKNRSYGPQIGGTLSIPIYNGGETKRKVSVARKEVQSAEYELESVKLQLNIELQNIFTDFENQQKLLQIEKENNQLAKENIEISIQRLRLGQTTSLEVHQAQESYAQSSARLINFKYNLKMSETRIKQLVGSLE; translated from the coding sequence ATGAGAACAATACGCCTGTTTCTTTTATTGATTTTGTGTGGCAATATCAATGCACAAACCGTGCTGACTCTGGACAGTGCAATTAACATTGCCCTGAAGAACAACTACGATATTCTGGTTGCCCGCAATGATGCCGATATTGCCTGTATTAACAATACCCCTGGCAATGCCGGCATGCTACCCACTGTAAATGTGAATGGCTTAGGAGAATACAGCATTAATAACATTTATCAGAAAAGCTCATCCGGAACAACTAATAAATATCCGTCTCAATCGTCTACAATGATAGGAGCAAACGCAGAACTCTCCTGGACACTATTCGACGGAGGGAAAATGTTCGTTACCAAAAACCGGCTGAACCAAATCCAAGCACTCGGCGAACTACAGTTTCGGACAAAGGTACTGGAAACAATACATAGTGTAATTGCCGCTTACTATGATGTGATAAGAGAGAAACAACAACTGGCCTCCATCAACGAAGCAATCAGCTATAATAAAGAACGCGTCACCATTTCCGAAACCGGATTTAATGCAGGAACCATGGTCAAAACCGACCTACTTCAGGCAAAGATCGATTTAAATGTGCAAATGCAGAATGCCATCAGTCAGCAGTACATTATTCTTCAGGCGCAAAAGGCATTAAACAACCTGTTGGGGCAAGATCCATCCGTAACTTTCGAAATCTCCGACTCCATTCCGTTTACCTATAAACCTAACCGGGAATCACTGCTTCAAAGGCTTAACTCATCCAATGCCGACATCCTCTCTTTAAAAAAACAGATCGACGTAGCCCGGTTGGTTCTGAAAGAGAACCAGAAAGCCTACTCTCCCACTCTTAACCTCAGAGGAGGGTTCTATCTGTCGCAGACTACCAACTCCGAAGGTGCCTCACTAAAAAACAGGTCATACGGTCCACAAATCGGAGGTACTCTCTCTATCCCCATTTACAACGGCGGCGAAACAAAAAGAAAAGTATCAGTCGCCAGAAAAGAGGTCCAATCGGCCGAATACGAGCTTGAGAGTGTTAAGCTGCAGCTGAATATCGAATTGCAGAACATCTTTACCGATTTTGAAAACCAACAGAAACTACTGCAAATAGAAAAGGAGAACAACCAGCTGGCGAAAGAAAATATCGAGATCAGCATACAACGCTTACGCCTGGGACAAACCACCTCGCTTGAGGTACACCAAGCTCAGGAAAGTTATGCACAATCTTCCGCCCGGCTGATTAACTTTAAGTACAACCTGAAAATGTCAGAGACAAGAATCAAACAGCTGGTGGGGTCATTGGAATAA
- a CDS encoding efflux RND transporter permease subunit yields MLISDIALKRPVGSIVLSLAIILMGMVGFSFLGIRLYPAIDPPVITVQASYIGANSEIIESQITEPLEKSLNGIEGVKSISSQSSIGSSVITVEFNLGADLEKAANDVRDKVSQATRSLPQDIDSQPTVTKADANADPIIMLTVQSTTMNAIELSDYAENVLQEKLQTIPGVSSVSTYGQQRPAMRLWLNPNKMAAYNLTASDIDNALTRENVEMPGGKIRGNTTELIVKTSGRLTTEEDFNNLIIKQTNNQVIRLQDIGEAALGPQNEESGSRVNGVTGVMLNLIPLPGANDIQIANEFYKRLEQIKQTLPKGMELSVARDKSIFVRQSVHDVLETLAIAVSLVVIIIFLFFRNWIIALRPLLDIPVSLIGTFFIMYILGYSINVLTLLGIVLATGLVVDDGIVVTENIFKRIEKGVDKWKAAYEGTREILFAVISTSLTLAIVFIPIVFLEGFTGRLFREFGIVVASAVLISALVSLTLTPVLNVLLGGSASHHSRFYVASEPFFAGMEKGYRRLLTYFISNRWVAFFIVGFCVVLIITLSRVLKSELAPMEDHSLIRTSITAPEGTEYNATQKIIDNITKASIDSVPEAKYVLARYGGGGNANANTGSVMIFLTDPSERKASQQKIFDRLSRIYARIPDARVTPSMEPTISTSSNRGLPVQFVIQNLDFEKIRKVLPKFLDEAQNSPLLNNVDANLKFNKPELNISVDRLKANSLGVNERDVFTTLNLAYSGGRYAYFLQNNKQYYVIGQVAKEDRNVPADISSMYVRSQSGDMIQLDNLVKIEENSNPPVLYHYNRYKSATISANLAKGKTQGEGIEEMRQIAAKLLDPSFTTVLSGSSRDFAESSSNISFALLLALMLIYLVLAAQFESFRDPFIIMLTVPMAGAGAMLSLWICGQTINIFSEIGMIMLIGIVTKNGILIVEFANQKRRLGMNRKVAAFEGASARLRPIVMTSLATIFGALPIAFALGSGAESRVSLGIVVVGGLLFALILTLFVIPVTYIVISSKSKYTNQI; encoded by the coding sequence ATGCTCATTTCTGATATAGCCCTAAAAAGACCTGTCGGCTCAATCGTGCTGAGCCTTGCCATCATCCTTATGGGAATGGTAGGGTTCAGTTTTCTCGGAATAAGGCTCTATCCGGCCATCGACCCTCCGGTCATTACCGTACAGGCTTCATACATTGGCGCTAATTCGGAAATCATCGAATCGCAGATTACAGAGCCACTGGAAAAATCATTGAATGGCATTGAAGGGGTTAAATCTATATCTTCCCAATCATCCATAGGTAGCAGCGTTATAACGGTTGAGTTCAATCTGGGAGCCGACCTGGAAAAAGCGGCAAACGATGTCCGCGATAAGGTATCCCAGGCAACCAGGAGCCTGCCTCAGGACATAGACTCTCAACCAACCGTAACCAAAGCCGATGCCAATGCCGACCCCATCATCATGCTCACAGTTCAAAGCACCACCATGAATGCAATAGAACTAAGCGACTATGCCGAGAATGTTTTGCAGGAGAAGCTGCAAACAATTCCGGGTGTCAGTTCCGTTTCTACATACGGACAGCAAAGACCCGCCATGCGCCTTTGGCTCAACCCCAATAAGATGGCTGCGTACAACCTTACCGCATCAGACATTGATAATGCGCTCACCCGAGAAAATGTAGAAATGCCGGGAGGAAAGATTCGTGGCAACACCACCGAACTGATTGTAAAAACAAGCGGACGATTAACAACAGAAGAAGACTTTAACAACCTCATTATTAAGCAAACCAATAATCAGGTCATTCGCTTGCAGGACATCGGAGAAGCCGCATTGGGTCCTCAGAATGAAGAATCAGGATCGAGGGTCAATGGAGTCACGGGAGTTATGCTTAACCTGATTCCTCTTCCGGGAGCCAACGATATTCAGATAGCCAATGAATTTTACAAACGATTGGAGCAGATAAAGCAAACCCTTCCAAAAGGGATGGAGTTAAGCGTTGCCCGTGATAAATCCATCTTTGTCAGACAGTCAGTCCACGATGTTTTAGAGACACTGGCCATTGCCGTCAGCCTCGTCGTTATCATCATCTTCCTATTCTTCCGCAACTGGATTATTGCCTTGCGTCCATTGCTCGATATACCTGTTTCGCTGATCGGAACCTTCTTTATTATGTATATTCTTGGTTATTCCATCAACGTGCTCACGCTTCTGGGAATTGTACTTGCCACAGGTCTGGTGGTAGACGACGGCATTGTGGTTACCGAAAATATATTCAAACGCATCGAAAAAGGGGTCGATAAGTGGAAAGCCGCCTACGAAGGAACCCGTGAAATCCTTTTTGCCGTCATCTCCACCTCACTCACCCTGGCCATTGTCTTTATCCCGATTGTTTTCCTGGAAGGATTCACCGGGCGGCTGTTCCGCGAATTCGGGATTGTCGTGGCAAGCGCTGTGCTTATATCGGCCCTTGTCTCACTCACATTGACTCCGGTACTGAATGTGCTGTTGGGAGGCTCGGCTTCACATCACTCCAGATTCTATGTGGCAAGCGAACCTTTCTTCGCAGGAATGGAGAAAGGATACAGAAGGCTACTCACCTATTTTATTTCCAACAGATGGGTAGCATTCTTCATTGTAGGATTCTGTGTGGTGCTAATTATAACGCTATCCAGAGTCTTAAAATCAGAACTGGCACCGATGGAAGACCACAGTTTAATCAGAACCTCCATTACCGCCCCCGAAGGAACAGAATATAACGCCACCCAAAAGATTATTGACAATATTACAAAGGCCAGCATAGACTCCGTGCCCGAAGCTAAATATGTATTGGCGCGCTATGGTGGAGGTGGCAACGCCAATGCCAACACAGGTTCTGTTATGATTTTCTTGACCGACCCATCGGAAAGGAAAGCTTCACAACAAAAAATATTCGATAGGTTATCACGAATCTATGCCCGGATTCCCGATGCAAGAGTAACTCCAAGCATGGAACCAACTATTTCCACTTCGAGCAACCGCGGATTGCCGGTTCAGTTTGTGATACAAAACCTCGATTTCGAAAAAATCCGGAAAGTATTACCCAAATTCCTGGATGAAGCACAAAACAGTCCGCTCTTAAACAATGTAGATGCAAATCTGAAATTCAATAAACCAGAATTAAACATCAGTGTAGACCGATTGAAAGCAAACAGCCTCGGAGTGAATGAAAGAGATGTGTTTACCACATTGAATCTGGCATACAGCGGAGGCCGATACGCCTATTTCCTGCAAAACAACAAGCAATACTATGTCATTGGTCAGGTTGCCAAGGAAGATCGGAATGTTCCGGCCGACATCTCCTCCATGTACGTGCGTTCCCAATCGGGTGATATGATACAACTCGACAACCTGGTTAAAATAGAAGAGAACAGCAATCCACCGGTACTTTACCATTACAACCGTTACAAATCGGCAACCATCTCTGCCAATCTTGCCAAAGGCAAAACTCAGGGAGAAGGGATAGAAGAAATGCGGCAAATAGCCGCAAAACTGCTAGATCCTTCGTTCACGACCGTCCTCTCGGGCTCATCAAGAGATTTTGCAGAGAGCAGTTCCAATATTTCCTTCGCCCTATTACTTGCCCTGATGCTTATCTATCTGGTTCTGGCTGCCCAATTTGAGAGTTTTCGCGATCCATTTATCATCATGCTTACCGTGCCAATGGCAGGTGCCGGTGCCATGCTCTCCCTGTGGATATGCGGTCAAACAATTAATATTTTCTCTGAGATAGGAATGATTATGCTAATCGGAATTGTAACAAAGAATGGTATCCTTATTGTGGAATTTGCCAATCAGAAACGTCGCCTTGGCATGAATCGGAAAGTGGCAGCCTTCGAAGGAGCTTCCGCCCGGTTACGCCCCATTGTGATGACATCCCTTGCCACTATCTTCGGAGCGCTTCCCATTGCCTTTGCCTTGGGATCGGGAGCTGAGAGCCGCGTTTCACTTGGAATTGTAGTGGTAGGAGGATTACTCTTTGCACTGATACTTACATTATTTGTAATTCCGGTAACCTATATAGTAATTTCAAGTAAAAGTAAATATACAAACCAGATATGA